From the Actinomycetota bacterium genome, the window GAGACCGACAACGACGTGTGGAGCGACCCCGTAACCTACGACCAGCGCCACTCCGGCACCACCTGGCCCGACTGGGGCAACGGCGACGGCACCCTCTTCTACCCCGGCGCCCCCAGGGGCATCGCCGGGCCGGTCGCGTCGGTGCGCATGAAGGCGTGGCGGCGGGGGGCGCAGGACTACGAGTACATGTGGCTGCTGCGGCAGCAGGGCCAGGGGGCGCTGGTGGATGAGCTGGTGTCCGGGTTGGTGCCCTACGCCTTCGGGGACGCCGAGGGCAGGGCTACCGGCTGGAGCGACGATGTGGCGGCCTGGGAGGCGGCGCGCGCGAGCATGGGCGAGGCGCTTGCCGCCCATTCCGAATACCCGTACCGTTACTATTTCGCCGAGGGATACACGGGCGCCGGGTTCCAGGAGTACCTCTGCCTGGGCAACCCCGGCCCCTCTGAAGCCCATGTCTTCATCGACTATTTCTTCTCCGGCGGGGGCGGGTCGTCGCAGGCCCTCACCGTGCCCGCTGCCTCGCGTCGCACCGTGGACGTGAACGCCTGGGTGGGGGAGGGACGCGAGGTGGCGGCGGTGGTCTATTCCGACCGGGACATCGGGGCGGAGCGCCCCATGTATTTCAGTTACGGACCGGGATGGACCGGCGGCCATGACGTGGCGGGCGCCGCCTCTCCATCGCAGGAGTGGTTCTTCGCCGAGGGCTATACGGGGCAGGGTTTCGACCAGTGGGTTTGTGTGCTCAACCCGGGAGACGCCCCCGCCGACCTCACCTTCCGCTTCCAGACCGAGGAGGCGGGGGAGGTGGTGCGCGACGGGGGGAGCGTCCCCGCCCGCAGCCGCCGCACCTACCTGGTGAACGACCTGCTGGGTGCGGGACTCCAGAACTCGCTGCAGCTATCGTCCAGCCACCCCGTGGTCGCGGAGCGCCCCATGTACTTCGACTACCGTAACGGCGCCTACGGCTGGAACGGCGGCCATTGCGTCATGGGGGTGCCCGCCCTGTCGGGGGAGTATTTCTTCGCCGAGGGCACCACCCGCGCCGGCTTCGAGGAATGGCTGACCCTGCAGAACCCCGGGGATGGTCCCATCACCGTGGAGGCCGATTACCAGCTGGGCGCGGGGCAGGGGGAGCCGGTGCACCGTTCCTACACCGTGGAGGGCGGCAGGCGCCATACCATATACGTGGCCGGCGAGGTGGGGGAGGAGAAGGACGTCTCGGTGCATATCCACAGTGATGCCGACTTCCTGGCCGAGCGCCCCATGTACTTCCGCTACCGTGGCTTCGGGGCGGACTGGGACGGGGGGCACTGCGCCGTCGGGGCTCTCTCCACCGCATCCGACCTCTTCTTCGCCGAGGGGTACACCGGCGGAGATTTCCATACCTGGCTGTGCCTGCAGAACCCCTACGGCGGCGATGCACGGGTGGAGGTGTTCTTCTTCACCGAGGAGGTGGGGGCGCTGCCGCCCGTGGCGCTGACCGTGCCCGCCTACAGCCGGGTCTCGCTGAGGGCCAACGACCTGGCGGGCCCCGGTTATCAGCTATCGACCCGGGTGAGCGTGGTCTCGGGCCCGCCGGTGGCAGCCGAGCGCCCCATGTACTTCTCCTGGGCAGGGCGCGACGGCGGGCACGACGGCGCAGGCCGCTCCCTGCCGCCGCCGGCCATCGCGGGCGCGGATGACTTCGCATACCAGCTGCAGGACGTGGACCTCTCGCAGATGGGAGCCTCCCGTTTCGACCTGGTGGTCATGGACTTCTCGGCCGACGGCAGCGAAGCAGGCCGTTACTCCGCCTCACAGATAGATGCCCTCAAGCACAGCGCCGGGGGAGAGAAAACGGTCCTGGCTTACGTGAGCATCGGGGAGGCGGAGACTTACCGCTGGTACTGGAGGAACGCCTGGGACGCCGACCACGACGGCGTGCCCGACCCCTGCGCCCCGGCGTGGCTGGGGCCGGTCGACCCGGATTGGGAGGGCAATTACTACGTGCGTTACTGGGACCCGGACTGGCAGGCCATAGTCGTGCAGTATCTGGATAAGGTAATGTCCGCGGGTTTCGACGGGGTCTACCTCGACCTCGTCGACGCCTACGAGTTCTGGGAGCCGGGCGGGGACAGCGGCCTCGACCGCGCCACCGCGAAGGAGGAGATGGTGGAGTTCGTGAAGTCCATCGCCTCCCACTGCCGGGTGGACAAGGGCAGGGCGGGTTTCGCGGTATTTCCCCAGAACGGGGAGGGCCTGGCCGTCTACCCGGATTACGTGCAGGCGATAACCGGCATCGGAAAAGAAGACCTCTACTACAACGACGACGCACCCCAGCCGGTGGGATATACGCGGGAGGCCGAAGGTTACCTGGACACCATCCTGCGGGCGGGACGCGTGGTGCTGGTCACCGACTACCCCTCCCAGGCCGCGCTGATCGACGACTTCTACGAGCGCACGGAGGAAAAGGGCTACATCCCCTACGCCACCGTGCGCGACCTCGACTTCCTCACCATCAACCCCGGCCACGAACCCGATTAGGGGTCAGGTCTTGCTTCTTGGATTTTCCTCTACCACGTACTTGCAGCTAGAAGTCCATGTTTTCGGTTTAGGATACCGTGGTATCCAAGAAACAAGACCTGACCCCATAAACTCTATTTGGTGACTTTGTAGAGGAGCCAGACCACGTCGCCGTCCAGCTTCTCGACCCGCTGCAGGCGCAGGCCGATGACGCCTTCCGCCGCCTCCAGTTCCGGTGCGATGAAGATAGAGCGCAGCTCGCTCCCCCCCACCAGGCAAGGGCTTAAGAGCACGCTCACCTCGTCCACCAGTCCCTCTCGCAGCAGCACGCCGTTCAAGGTGCCGCCGCAGTCCGCGCGCACCACCTCCACCCCGTAGCGGGTATTGAGCTCCTCCAGGGCCGCGCGCAGGTCGACATGGTCGTCCCCGGCGATGATGTAGTCAACCCGCAGCTTCTCCAGGTAATCCAGGTACTCCCGGGGCGTGGACCTTGAGACCAGGGCTACGGCGTCCCGCCAGTACTGCTCCTCGCGCAGCAGGTGCCAGACGCGCACGCGCCCCCTGCTGTCCGGCACCACCAGAAGGGGGAGGTCGCTGGTCCCGTCTCGCTGTGGCGGTTCGTAATCTTCGCCGACCTCCCGGAGCCCTGCCTCCTGCGGGTAACCGGTGACGATGGTATTGGAGCCCGCCAGGGTGGCCTCCTCCCCGAAAGAGGAGGCTACCCCGTAGAAGAGCGCCAGGTCTGGGGTTATCCAGTCGAAGCGCCCGTCGACGCTCACCTGGTTGTGGATGATCACTCGCGGCAGCATAAGTACCCCTTTCTCCTGCGTGATTCTTGACCGTATGGATCTAGCTGATGGGTAATCGCAATACCTGGAGGTTCCTCTCTACCCTCGCTATCCGTTCATAATCCCTGTCTTTGTGAAAGAGGACCAAGCCGTGTTCGATGGCGATCTGGGCGATGAGGCAATCGACGGCGCCTCTCAATGTTATGCCCCTCTTCCGGCAGCGGCGGTAGAGCTGGGCAGCGGAGGCATATGATTCCACCCCGTCCAGGCCGTAGACAGGGAACTTCAGGAGGTAATCCCTGGCCGCGCTGAAGTCCCGGTCGGACCTGATCCCCTGTAGGACTTCCGTGAGGATTATGTCGGCCAGACAGACGTCTCGCTCGGCGTCTATCAGTCCGTGCAGGACGGACCGGTAAAGCGAAGCGGGCCCCCGCAGGAATTCCACCCACACGGAGGTGTCAACCAGTATCAAAGCGGGCTTTTCTCCATTCTTCCAGGTCTCCTTCCCACTCCACCTTGCCCTCCAGCGAGAGGATGCCTTTGCGCTCTTTCCTGGCGACCAGTTCACGCAAGGCCATGTCGACCAGGGCCCTCTTCGTCTTGATGCCCGTCAACCTGCGGGCTTTCTCGACCAGCTCGTCATCGATCACGATGTTCGTCCTCATCCCGCATCACCTCTATACACATATTATACCTGGATTATGTGTATTGCAATCCTGGCCACGTATGCCCTGACAGCATCGCCGGACCAACCCGGGATGATCGGCCTGGGCCTCATTCTATCCATCGCTGATGACATCGAAATACGTCTCCGGCGGGCTGTGATATCATATTTCCCATCGTCCGTTCGCGCATCGCGAGAGGGGAGACAGCCTTGCGCCTGCGTTTCGCGCCCAGCCCCACCGGCTACCTCCACGTGGGTGGTGCCCGCACCGCCCTCTACAACTGGCTGCTGGCGCGCCACGCCGGGGGCTCCTTCATCCTGCGCATCGAGGACACCGATATATCACGCTCCACCGAGGAGGCCATCGAGGCCATCGTCGAGGACATGCGCTGGCTGGGGCTGGAATGGGACGAGGGCCCGGAGGTGTGCGGCGAGCACTGGCCTTACCGCCAGACCGGCCGCGCCCCCCTCTACCTCAAGGCGGCCCGCGACCTGCTGGAGGCGGGCAAGGCCTACCGCTGTTTCTGCCTGCCAGAGGAGCTTGCGGAGCGGCGCGAGCGGGCGATGGCGGAGGGGCGCAGCCCCATGTACGACCGCCGCTGCCGTTCCATCCCCGAGGAGGATGCGCAGCGCATGGAGAAAGAGGGCAGGCCCTTCGCCCTGCGCTTTCTGGTGCCGGAGGGGGAGACGGTGGTACATGACCTGATCAGGGGGGACATAGCCTTCAACAACGCGGAGATAGAGGACTTCGTGCTTTTGCGCGGCGACGGCACCCCCACCTACAACCTGGCGGTGGTGGTGGACGACGGGGAGATGGAGATAAGCCACGTGGTGCGGGGAGATGACCACCTCTCCAACACCCCCAAACAGGTCCTCCTGTACGGTGCGCTGGACGTCACCGAACCGGCCTTCGCCCACCTGCCCATGATCGTGGGGACGGACGGCAAACCCCTCTCCAAACGCCACGGCGACGTCGCGGTGGGGCGCTTCCGCGAGATGGGCTACCTGCCCGAGGCCATGGTCAACTTCCTGGCCTTGCTAGGCTGGTCGCTGGACGATTCCACCACCATCATCGACCGCGACACCCTGGTCGCGAACTTCTCCCTGGAGCGGGTCGGCTCCAAGCCCGCGGTATGGGACTCAGGCAAGCTGGCCTGGATGAACCAGCAGTACATCATGGCCATGAACGACGGGGAGCTGGCCCAGGCGCTCATGCCCTTCCTAGCCCGTGAGGGCCTGGCGGACGCGGACGATGTGGCGGCACGCGACAAGATGCTGCGCGCCGCGCCGCTGGTCCGCGAGCGCATGAGGGTGCTCTCCGATGCCGCCCCCCTGGTGGCCTTCCTCTTCCGCGACGTCGAGGTGGAGGAGGAGTCGCGCGGACTGCTGACCGGAGAGGAGAACCGTGCCGTCCTAAGGGAGGCGGGGAAGCGCCTGCTGGAGCTGGAGGAGTTCGATACCGCGAGCATCGAGGCGGCCCTGCGCGCCATGGCGGAAGACCTGGGAATGAAGGTGCGCCAGGCTTTCCAGCCCATCCGCGTGGCCATCGCGGGGAGCAAGGTGAGCCCGCCGCTGTTCGAGTCCATGGAGATACTGGGCCGCGAAAAGTGCCTGCAGCGTATCGCCCGCGCCCTGGAAACGGAGGCATAGAGATGCAGTTGCGCTGGCTGGGGACGGCCGGGTTCGAGCTGATCAGCGGCGCCGCCTCGGTGCTCATCGACCCCTATTTCAGCCGCAATCCCCGGTCGAGGCCGCAGCAGCCCCTGCGGCCCGCCGACTTCACTCACGTGCTGGCCGTCTTCCTCACCCACGGGCATTTCGACCACGCCTTCGATGTGCCCGCCATCGTGGAGCTGTCGGGGG encodes:
- a CDS encoding MJ1477/TM1410 family putative glycoside hydrolase, translating into MSFVLTMVLCLCLAPVPAAAAASHLQVWAVSDCDKVLRNAPPLTASAVWSQESGRVNLRSARNEYVAFQAMITAQGAELHGVNASLGGLTGPGGTIPASGVSLFREHYLHVTEPSTAMYGEQSTTGPGWYPDPLVPLDAPDGGAPFDVPEGDNQGIWVDIYVPSTTAPGTYRGEMRITAVGETAVILPVELEVWGFTLPQETHLPSFFMYQPGQVADAHGVDKYGDEYLDIEAAYLRMARAHRMNASTSIYPEVHGTGNATTVVWDSWHDDLASRHLDGTVYPDGRGDDLYALPIGRDNPDPAEHGGLGSAEFEATFISMLRQFRDHFQARGWFGRSFLYIVDEPNDADAYDLVRYYGDLVDGSGTGFPLMVTEGPVPQEAGWGSLAGYVDIWCCGGDAWPGPMQERQALGERAWTYNGGEPYAGSQIIDTTGVAPRTWAWIAQRYGVECWLLWDVCYFHDLYNGETDNDVWSDPVTYDQRHSGTTWPDWGNGDGTLFYPGAPRGIAGPVASVRMKAWRRGAQDYEYMWLLRQQGQGALVDELVSGLVPYAFGDAEGRATGWSDDVAAWEAARASMGEALAAHSEYPYRYYFAEGYTGAGFQEYLCLGNPGPSEAHVFIDYFFSGGGGSSQALTVPAASRRTVDVNAWVGEGREVAAVVYSDRDIGAERPMYFSYGPGWTGGHDVAGAASPSQEWFFAEGYTGQGFDQWVCVLNPGDAPADLTFRFQTEEAGEVVRDGGSVPARSRRTYLVNDLLGAGLQNSLQLSSSHPVVAERPMYFDYRNGAYGWNGGHCVMGVPALSGEYFFAEGTTRAGFEEWLTLQNPGDGPITVEADYQLGAGQGEPVHRSYTVEGGRRHTIYVAGEVGEEKDVSVHIHSDADFLAERPMYFRYRGFGADWDGGHCAVGALSTASDLFFAEGYTGGDFHTWLCLQNPYGGDARVEVFFFTEEVGALPPVALTVPAYSRVSLRANDLAGPGYQLSTRVSVVSGPPVAAERPMYFSWAGRDGGHDGAGRSLPPPAIAGADDFAYQLQDVDLSQMGASRFDLVVMDFSADGSEAGRYSASQIDALKHSAGGEKTVLAYVSIGEAETYRWYWRNAWDADHDGVPDPCAPAWLGPVDPDWEGNYYVRYWDPDWQAIVVQYLDKVMSAGFDGVYLDLVDAYEFWEPGGDSGLDRATAKEEMVEFVKSIASHCRVDKGRAGFAVFPQNGEGLAVYPDYVQAITGIGKEDLYYNDDAPQPVGYTREAEGYLDTILRAGRVVLVTDYPSQAALIDDFYERTEEKGYIPYATVRDLDFLTINPGHEPD
- a CDS encoding RibD family protein: MLPRVIIHNQVSVDGRFDWITPDLALFYGVASSFGEEATLAGSNTIVTGYPQEAGLREVGEDYEPPQRDGTSDLPLLVVPDSRGRVRVWHLLREEQYWRDAVALVSRSTPREYLDYLEKLRVDYIIAGDDHVDLRAALEELNTRYGVEVVRADCGGTLNGVLLREGLVDEVSVLLSPCLVGGSELRSIFIAPELEAAEGVIGLRLQRVEKLDGDVVWLLYKVTK
- a CDS encoding PIN domain nuclease is translated as MILVDTSVWVEFLRGPASLYRSVLHGLIDAERDVCLADIILTEVLQGIRSDRDFSAARDYLLKFPVYGLDGVESYASAAQLYRRCRKRGITLRGAVDCLIAQIAIEHGLVLFHKDRDYERIARVERNLQVLRLPIS
- a CDS encoding type II toxin-antitoxin system VapB family antitoxin — translated: MRTNIVIDDELVEKARRLTGIKTKRALVDMALRELVARKERKGILSLEGKVEWEGDLEEWRKARFDTG
- the gltX gene encoding glutamate--tRNA ligase is translated as MRLRFAPSPTGYLHVGGARTALYNWLLARHAGGSFILRIEDTDISRSTEEAIEAIVEDMRWLGLEWDEGPEVCGEHWPYRQTGRAPLYLKAARDLLEAGKAYRCFCLPEELAERRERAMAEGRSPMYDRRCRSIPEEDAQRMEKEGRPFALRFLVPEGETVVHDLIRGDIAFNNAEIEDFVLLRGDGTPTYNLAVVVDDGEMEISHVVRGDDHLSNTPKQVLLYGALDVTEPAFAHLPMIVGTDGKPLSKRHGDVAVGRFREMGYLPEAMVNFLALLGWSLDDSTTIIDRDTLVANFSLERVGSKPAVWDSGKLAWMNQQYIMAMNDGELAQALMPFLAREGLADADDVAARDKMLRAAPLVRERMRVLSDAAPLVAFLFRDVEVEEESRGLLTGEENRAVLREAGKRLLELEEFDTASIEAALRAMAEDLGMKVRQAFQPIRVAIAGSKVSPPLFESMEILGREKCLQRIARALETEA